DNA from Algisphaera agarilytica:
AATCTTCGTTTTCACCGACCCGGCCGAGCAGGCGGACGAGCGACGGCGTCGGGCGCTGGCCCTCTTGGAGATAGCCACGGACCCGTTGTAGTACCGCCTCGGCACGCTTGGGGGTCAGCATCTGCGCCATGCTGATCGAGGCGAGGGTCGCGCTGGCGTCCGAACGCAGGCCCGGCTCTTCGAGCAGGTCGTAGGCGGTGTTGGTGACGTTCTTGCGGGGCATACGTGCCAACAGTTGGAGGTAGGCCGAGCGGACCCGGTTGACGTGTTCTTCGTTATCGATCAGACGCTGCGCCACGATGTCGGCCGCGGGTTCGTCGGCCAGGTCACGCAGCACCTCGGCACTGCCCCACCGCACCTCGGCCGAGCTCTCGTCGTCCAGCAAATCCCGCAACGCTTCCCGTAACGGCTCCTCGAACGCCACCCCCCGCACCATCCGGGTCTGGGCCAGATCCAGTGCGAGCAGCTTGGTCGCGGTGAGCGGGCTGCCGAGCATGTAGGTCAACACGCGGGCCTGATCCTCGGCCGAGGACGCCTGATAGAGCGCCCGCTCGGCCTCGCGCAGCTTCTCGGCGAGTTGTTGGTCGGTCGCCCGGCCGGCGGCGAGCTTGCGGGCGAAATTGTCGACGAGCTGCTGCTGCCAGGACAACGCGTCGAGCTTGCGGGCCTGGTCCCACCATAGACGCCACGCCTGGCGGTCTTCGCCGAACCCGTCGATCGCGGTCAGTGAGGCCAGCGCGGTGTAAGCCGAGGCCTGGACGCCGGCGGGCTCGGTGAGTCGGGTCAGGTCGATGAGGACGCTCGCGGTGGCCTGGTCGCGTTGTTCGCCCATCGCGGCGATCGCTCGGGAACGTTCACGGGTCGGCAGCGAGGACGAGGTCGCGGCGGCATGCAGCCTTTGGAGCAGGATCGGGTCGTCGTATCGCCCCATGGCCTGGACCACGTCGGGCACGAGGGCGTCGTCCACCGAATAGAGCATCGCCAGCATCGGGCGCCACAGGCCACGCGGCGGCTCGCCGGTGTCGGTCGAGACGGCCTGGAGCACCGCTCGCCAAACCCCTTCGGGCTGCTCCCGTCCGAGGGCCGAGGCCAGGGCGCGGTCAGCGGAGAACTCGTCGATCTCGATCAGGGTTCGCGCGGCCTCGGTGCGTTCGGCCAGGCTGAGGCTGGTGCTGGTCAGGCTGCGGTAGGCGTCGCCGACCCCGGCGGGCAGTTCGCGGAGTTCGACCGCGACCGGTTCGTCGCCGATCTCCGGGGATTGGCAGCCCCACATCACTGCACCCAACGACATCACCCCCACCACGCCGACACGGGCCGAGACCCGACGCCACGCCTTGGTGGATTTTTTAGTTTTTGAGGTCGCGGGAATCATCATCGGGCGTGGCGGGTTCGTATAATCCGGGTGTGAGCCAGACGGCTCGATTGTCGATGGAATGAGTATCAGTGGTTTTAGTCTTATCGTAAGCCGCGAGCCTCTGCCATGAGCGATTGGAACGACGCCGAAGAACATGCCGAACGGGCCCAACGCTTTTATCGGGCGGGCCAGTGGGAGCAGGCGCTGCGTGAATTGCGTGAGGCCTTGGACCAGCGCCCGGACGAGGGCGAGTGGCTCTTTGGGCTGGGGCTGACCCTCGACGCGTTGCAGCGGTACGACGAGGCGGCCGAGGCCTTCGAGAAAGCCCTCCAACACCGCGGCGAGGACGTCCCGGGCCTGCTGCACCTGGGCGTGGACCTCATCCGGGCAGGCCAACCCAAACGGGCGATCAAAACCCTGGAACGCGTGAACCAGCTCGACGCCAACGCCGAGCTTGGCTATGTGCACCGGATCCTGGCATACACGCTTTTGGATCGGCACGACGACGCCGAGCTGATGTTCTACCTCGCCCGTCAGCACGCCCCGGAACCCACAAGCAGCAACCCGAGCGAGTCCGAGCCGCAAAGCGCGTCGCAGGACGACGGCCTGCCGTTCTACGACAGCGACCTCGAAACGCAGTCGATCGCCTACGACTACCTCGCACAATCGCTGCTGTCCCGCGGCGAATACGACCGCGCCGCCTGGTGCTGGCACGAGGCCCTGCAACTCGACCCGGCCCACCCGGACGCCAACCGCAGCCTCGCCATACTGCATCAGCAGCGCGGGCAGACCGAGCGGGCCCGGCTGCACTACCAACGCCAGCTTCGGCTTGACCCCGACGATGCCGACACCCTGCTCGACTTCGCCGACATGCTTTTCGAGACCGATCGCCTGGCCGAGGCCGGCGAGAAGTACCGCCGGGCATTGGAATGCGACGGCACCCTCGCCATCGCCCAGCAACGCCTGGGCGACCTGGCGCTGATCAACAGCCACTACGCCGCGGCGATCGACCGTTACGAACGCGCCCGACAACTCGACCCCGATCTGCCCGGCGTCCACCTGGGCTTGGCGACCGCGGCCCATCAGCGCGGCGACGACGAGCGTGCCCGGCTGTGGGTCGCCGAGGAACTCGAACGCGAGGGGCAGAACGCCCAGCAGGTCATCGACCTGGCGGGGCTGCTCATCGACCTGGAGATGCACCACGACGCGGTGCGGCTGCTCAACCCGTTGATCTCGGGGGCCGACCATGTGCTGCTGAGCAACAACGAGCTTTACGCCGCCGCCCTGCTATGCCGGGGTGTGGCCCGCGTGGCGATGGGCGAGTTGGCCGACGGGGCCACGGACTGCGAGCGCAGCCTGAAACTGACCCCCGACAACGTGACCGCCCGGCTCAAGCTCGCCGAGGCTCGGCTCCAAACGGGGGACCTCGAGGACGCCCGTCGCTGGCTGCGCGAAGGCCTGGCCGAATCGCCCTACCACGGCCCGATGCGGCGGCTCAACCGCAAGGTCCGTCTCGCTCAGTTCAGGCAATTTGTCCAACGCGTCTTCCGCCGCAAGGCCTAAACCGCCCCCTAATTCGACACCCACGCCCGGTCGATTACCATCCGCAACATGATCGACCTCAAAGACCTGCGTGCGAACCCCGACAAATACCGCCAAGGCGCGGCGAACAAGAACAGCCACGTCGATATCGACGGCCTGCTCTCGCTCGACGAGGAGGTCCGTGCGCTGCAGACCCAGCTCCAGCAACTGACGGCCGAGAAGAACGCGATCGGCAAGGAGATCGGGCAGATCGCCGGGCGGATGAAGAAAGCCGAGGGCGACGACAAAGCCGCGTTGCAACAACGCATGGCCGAGCTCCAGGCCCGCCCGAACGAGATCAAAGCCACCGAGGCCGAGCTCGGCGAGAAGCTCACCACCCTCGAAGGCCAACGCGAAGAGCAGTGGCTGCACATCCCCCAGCCCGCCGACGACGATGTGCCGGTTGGCAAGTCCGCCGACGACAACATCGAACTCCGCCGATGGAACCCCGAAGGCGAACTGGCCTTCGACCCCGCCAAGCCGTTTGCCGAGCAGCGCGGGTTTGAACCGAAGTCGCACATCCAACTGATCGAAGACCTCGGCCTGGTCGACTTCGAGCGCGGCGTGAAGATCGCTGGCTCACGCAGCTACGTCCTGGTCGGCGACGGCATGCGGCTACACCAAGCGGTCCTGCGTTATGCATTCGACCTCATGACCCAGATCAACGGCTTCACGCCGTTGTCCGCGT
Protein-coding regions in this window:
- a CDS encoding tetratricopeptide repeat protein, with the translated sequence MSDWNDAEEHAERAQRFYRAGQWEQALRELREALDQRPDEGEWLFGLGLTLDALQRYDEAAEAFEKALQHRGEDVPGLLHLGVDLIRAGQPKRAIKTLERVNQLDANAELGYVHRILAYTLLDRHDDAELMFYLARQHAPEPTSSNPSESEPQSASQDDGLPFYDSDLETQSIAYDYLAQSLLSRGEYDRAAWCWHEALQLDPAHPDANRSLAILHQQRGQTERARLHYQRQLRLDPDDADTLLDFADMLFETDRLAEAGEKYRRALECDGTLAIAQQRLGDLALINSHYAAAIDRYERARQLDPDLPGVHLGLATAAHQRGDDERARLWVAEELEREGQNAQQVIDLAGLLIDLEMHHDAVRLLNPLISGADHVLLSNNELYAAALLCRGVARVAMGELADGATDCERSLKLTPDNVTARLKLAEARLQTGDLEDARRWLREGLAESPYHGPMRRLNRKVRLAQFRQFVQRVFRRKA